In Herbaspirillum seropedicae, a single window of DNA contains:
- a CDS encoding response regulator, giving the protein MDTNTHILVVDDDRDIRTLLAEYLDSNGLRTLTATNGSEMRRVLEESRVDLIVLDLTLPGEDGLTLCRNLRATSSVPVIMLTARGEPLDRILGLEMGADDYLAKPFEPRELFARIRSVLRRTQALPPNMAQPDVAAMRFAGWTLDLTARHLVNRDGVVVALSGAEFRLLKVFLDHPNRVLNRDQLLELTQGRESDPFDRSVDIQISRLRQKLGDDARTPTIIKTVRNEGYVLATTVTTEGAGRSA; this is encoded by the coding sequence ATGGATACAAATACTCACATCCTCGTCGTCGATGACGACCGCGACATCCGCACCCTGCTGGCCGAATACCTGGACAGCAATGGCCTGCGCACGCTCACCGCCACCAATGGCAGCGAAATGCGCCGCGTGCTGGAAGAGTCGCGGGTAGACCTGATCGTGCTGGACCTGACCCTGCCAGGAGAAGACGGCCTGACCCTGTGCCGCAACCTGCGCGCCACGTCGTCGGTGCCGGTGATCATGCTGACCGCGCGCGGCGAGCCGCTGGACCGCATCCTCGGGCTGGAGATGGGCGCCGATGATTACCTGGCCAAGCCCTTCGAACCACGCGAACTGTTTGCCCGCATCCGCAGCGTCCTGCGTCGCACCCAGGCATTGCCGCCCAACATGGCCCAGCCGGACGTGGCCGCCATGCGCTTTGCCGGCTGGACCCTGGACCTGACCGCACGCCACCTGGTGAACCGGGATGGCGTGGTGGTGGCCTTGTCGGGCGCGGAGTTCCGCTTGCTCAAGGTCTTCCTCGACCATCCCAACCGGGTGCTCAACCGTGACCAGTTGCTGGAACTGACCCAGGGCCGCGAATCCGATCCCTTCGACCGGTCGGTGGATATCCAGATCAGCCGGCTGCGCCAGAAACTGGGCGATGATGCGCGCACCCCCACCATCATCAAGACCGTGCGCAACGAGGGCTATGTCCTGGCCACCACCGTCACCACGGAAGGCGCGGGCCGCTCGGCATGA
- a CDS encoding Spy/CpxP family protein refolding chaperone yields MLTIKNRILSGIAAVSISAVTLSAFAQMPPGGPQGHPPSPEQVAKFEQMRAKHQAELHDKLKITASQEAAWKLFLDKTKPAPFDQAGRPNKDEWAKLSTPERLDKQLDMMRKREAFAEQRIAATKDFYATLSPQQQKIFDAEHAKMERHRWEKMEHMRRGDRKGPPHDGNPAPVAPPAN; encoded by the coding sequence ATGTTGACAATCAAGAACCGTATCCTCTCCGGCATCGCCGCCGTGAGCATCAGCGCCGTGACCCTGTCGGCCTTCGCCCAGATGCCCCCGGGCGGCCCGCAAGGCCATCCGCCCAGCCCCGAGCAGGTCGCCAAGTTCGAGCAGATGCGCGCCAAGCACCAGGCCGAGCTGCACGACAAGCTCAAGATCACCGCCTCCCAGGAAGCCGCCTGGAAGCTCTTCCTGGACAAGACCAAACCGGCCCCGTTCGACCAGGCTGGCCGTCCGAACAAGGACGAATGGGCCAAGCTGTCCACCCCGGAGCGCCTGGACAAGCAGCTGGACATGATGCGCAAGCGTGAAGCCTTCGCCGAACAGCGTATCGCCGCCACCAAGGACTTCTACGCCACCCTGTCGCCGCAACAGCAGAAGATCTTCGACGCCGAGCACGCCAAGATGGAACGCCATCGCTGGGAAAAGATGGAGCACATGCGTCGTGGTGATCGCAAGGGCCCGCCCCATGACGGCAACCCGGCTCCGGTTGCGCCTCCGGCCAACTGA
- a CDS encoding MdtA/MuxA family multidrug efflux RND transporter periplasmic adaptor subunit, giving the protein MTNTPNPHPPSPSNASARGSILRRWWFWVLVAALAAGGGYKMWSKKKAEQEQMAAMGGPGGRPGPGAAGARRPGGPGAFGPQTMPVGVAKARLQDVNVFLNGLGAVTPTATATVRARVDGQLMKLHYKEGQVVKAGDLLAEIDPRSLQAALTQAEGQLARDRALLASARLDLKRYQTLLAQDSIASQQVDTQVALVKQYEGTVKADEGNVASARLQLSFTRVTAPISGRLGLRQADVGNNVTTSDTNGLVIITQLQPITAIFSIPEDNIPKVLQQLQSGRKLPAQAWDREQKNKLADGVLLTIDNVVDATTGTVKLKAQFPNTDYALFPSQFVNIRLQLNTEQGATVIPTAAIQRGSKGLFVYVVKDDSSVTVRPVKTGPVQDDLTVITDGVSAGETVVIDGIDRLREGAKVEAVARGGADDPANKLTTENPERRHGKRGQGNPGAQAGAGGDAGQGAQGGMSPEERQKRWAELNKRIDAGEFGEEIKKLPEDQRRQKMMELRRQREAAGNGNGNAAK; this is encoded by the coding sequence ATGACAAATACTCCCAATCCCCACCCGCCTTCTCCCTCCAACGCATCCGCCCGGGGCAGCATCCTGCGCCGCTGGTGGTTCTGGGTGCTGGTAGCGGCGCTGGCGGCCGGTGGCGGCTACAAGATGTGGTCCAAGAAGAAGGCAGAACAAGAGCAGATGGCGGCCATGGGCGGGCCGGGTGGTCGTCCGGGGCCAGGGGCAGCGGGCGCACGCCGCCCAGGCGGACCCGGCGCCTTCGGCCCGCAGACCATGCCGGTGGGCGTGGCCAAGGCGCGTCTGCAAGACGTCAATGTCTTCCTCAACGGCCTGGGCGCGGTGACGCCCACGGCCACCGCTACCGTGCGGGCGCGCGTGGACGGCCAATTGATGAAGCTGCACTACAAGGAAGGCCAGGTCGTCAAGGCCGGCGACCTGCTGGCCGAGATCGATCCGCGCTCGTTGCAGGCCGCGCTGACCCAGGCCGAAGGCCAGCTGGCGCGCGACCGCGCCTTGCTGGCCTCGGCCCGGCTGGACCTCAAGCGCTACCAGACCCTGCTGGCGCAGGACTCGATCGCCAGCCAGCAGGTCGATACCCAGGTGGCCCTGGTCAAGCAATACGAAGGTACGGTCAAGGCCGACGAAGGCAACGTGGCCAGCGCCCGCCTGCAACTCTCGTTTACCCGCGTGACCGCGCCCATCAGCGGCCGCCTGGGTCTGCGCCAGGCCGACGTGGGCAACAACGTCACCACCAGCGATACCAACGGCCTGGTCATCATCACCCAGTTGCAGCCGATCACGGCCATTTTCAGCATCCCCGAAGACAATATCCCCAAGGTCTTGCAGCAATTGCAGAGCGGCCGCAAGCTGCCGGCCCAGGCCTGGGACCGTGAGCAGAAGAACAAGCTGGCCGATGGCGTGCTGCTGACCATCGACAACGTGGTCGACGCCACGACCGGCACGGTCAAGCTCAAGGCCCAGTTCCCCAATACGGATTACGCGCTCTTCCCCAGCCAGTTCGTCAATATCCGCCTGCAGCTCAATACCGAGCAGGGCGCCACCGTCATTCCCACGGCAGCCATCCAGCGCGGTTCCAAGGGCCTGTTCGTCTACGTGGTCAAGGACGACAGCAGCGTCACCGTGCGGCCGGTCAAGACCGGTCCGGTGCAGGATGACCTGACCGTCATCACCGACGGCGTGAGCGCGGGCGAGACCGTGGTCATCGATGGCATCGACCGTCTGCGCGAAGGCGCGAAGGTGGAAGCGGTGGCGCGAGGCGGTGCGGATGATCCGGCCAACAAGCTCACCACCGAGAATCCCGAACGCCGCCATGGCAAGCGCGGCCAGGGCAATCCGGGCGCGCAGGCTGGCGCTGGCGGTGATGCAGGGCAGGGCGCTCAGGGCGGCATGAGCCCGGAAGAACGCCAGAAGCGCTGGGCCGAACTCAACAAGCGCATCGACGCTGGCGAATTCGGCGAAGAGATCAAGAAGCTGCCCGAAGACCAGCGCCGCCAGAAGATGATGGAGCTGCGCCGCCAGCGTGAAGCCGCCGGCAATGGCAATGGCAATGCCGCCAAATAA
- a CDS encoding MdtB/MuxB family multidrug efflux RND transporter permease subunit, with amino-acid sequence MNPSRQFILRPVATSLLMLAILLVGIVAYRLLPLSALPEVDYPTIQVVTLYPGASPDVMTSSVTAPLERQFGQMPGLKQMSSTSSGGASVITLQFNLDLSLDIAEQEVQAAINAGSNLLPSDLPMPPVYSKVNPADTPIITLAVTSNTMPLPKVQDLIDTRIAQKISQLSGVGLVSLSGGQRPAVRMQLNPRAVAALGLNLDDVRTAIGNANVNQAKGSFDGPTRASTIDANDQLRSADEYRNLIIAYKNGAPIRVSDVADVVDGAENVRLGAWANTQPAVIVNIQRQPGANVIAVVDSIKKILPQLQASLPGAIDVHILTDRTTTIRASVDDVKFELLLSVALVVMVIFVFLRNVPATIIPSVAVPLSLVGTFAIMYLAGFSINNLTLMALTIATGFVVDDAIVMIENISRYIEEGMKPMQAALKGAEQIGFTIISLTFSLIAVLIPLLFMGDVVGRLFHEFAVTLAVSILISAVVSLTLTPMMCARLLRHQPEEQQGWFYHKSQQFFDRIIARYGVMLQWVLARQKLTLLVAAATLGLTVLLYVFVPKGFFPLQDTGVIQGISEATQSISFSAMGEKQQQLAKVVLQDPAVESLTSFIGVDGTNATLNSGRMLINLKPHDVREVSATDVIRRLQGKLAAEVPGITLYMQPVQDLTIEDSVSRTQYQFTLEDADPAVLSTWVPKLIARLQQQSELADVATNLQDQGLQAYIEIDRNAASRLGITTAAIDNALYNAFGQRLISTIYTQSNQYRVVMEVKPEFQHGPAALDSIYLVTSGGGKVPLSSIATVTERTAPLVVNHIGQFPAATVSFNLAKGASLGEAVKAIKAAEEEIGMPASTVTNFQGAALAFQASLSNTLWLILAAIVTMYIVLGVLYESYIHPITILSTLPSAGVGALLSLMISGTDLGIIGIIGIILLIGIVKKNAIMMIDFALEAERHEGKSPREAIYQACLLRFRPILMTTMAALLGALPLMLGTGVGSELRQPLGITMVGGLLVSQVLTLFTTPVIYLGFDSLGRRLRARFGQRAPGPGGGDDEGKPAALPPAV; translated from the coding sequence ATGAATCCCTCACGCCAGTTCATCCTGCGGCCAGTCGCCACTTCCTTGCTGATGCTGGCGATCCTGCTGGTGGGCATCGTGGCCTACCGGCTCTTGCCGCTGTCGGCCCTGCCCGAAGTCGATTACCCGACCATCCAGGTGGTCACGCTCTATCCCGGCGCCAGTCCCGATGTGATGACCTCCTCGGTCACCGCACCGCTGGAACGCCAGTTCGGCCAGATGCCGGGCTTGAAGCAGATGTCGTCCACCAGCTCCGGCGGGGCCTCGGTGATCACGCTGCAATTCAACCTCGACCTGAGCCTGGACATCGCCGAACAGGAAGTGCAGGCCGCCATCAATGCCGGCAGCAACCTCCTGCCCTCGGACCTGCCGATGCCGCCGGTCTACAGCAAGGTCAACCCTGCTGATACGCCCATCATCACGCTGGCGGTGACTTCCAACACCATGCCCCTGCCCAAGGTGCAAGACCTGATCGATACCCGTATCGCCCAGAAGATCTCACAGCTCTCCGGAGTGGGCCTGGTGAGCCTGTCGGGCGGCCAGCGCCCGGCTGTGCGCATGCAATTGAATCCCCGCGCCGTGGCAGCGCTGGGCCTGAACCTGGATGATGTGCGCACCGCCATCGGCAACGCCAACGTCAACCAGGCCAAGGGCAGCTTCGACGGTCCCACGCGCGCCTCCACCATCGACGCCAATGACCAGCTGCGTTCAGCCGATGAATACCGCAACCTGATCATCGCCTACAAGAATGGCGCGCCCATCCGCGTCTCGGATGTGGCCGATGTGGTCGATGGGGCCGAAAACGTGCGCCTGGGCGCCTGGGCCAATACCCAGCCGGCGGTGATCGTGAACATCCAGCGCCAGCCTGGCGCCAACGTGATCGCCGTGGTCGACAGCATCAAGAAGATCCTGCCGCAGTTGCAGGCCAGCCTGCCGGGCGCCATCGATGTCCACATCCTGACCGACCGCACCACCACCATCCGCGCCTCGGTGGACGATGTGAAATTCGAGCTGCTGCTCTCGGTGGCGCTGGTGGTGATGGTGATCTTCGTCTTCCTGCGCAATGTGCCGGCCACCATCATCCCCAGCGTGGCGGTGCCGCTCTCGCTGGTGGGGACCTTTGCCATCATGTATCTGGCCGGCTTCTCGATCAACAACCTCACGCTCATGGCGCTGACCATTGCCACCGGCTTCGTGGTCGATGACGCCATCGTGATGATCGAGAACATCTCGCGCTACATCGAAGAGGGCATGAAGCCCATGCAGGCCGCGCTGAAGGGGGCCGAACAGATCGGCTTCACCATCATCTCGCTGACCTTCTCGCTCATCGCCGTGCTCATCCCCTTGCTCTTCATGGGCGATGTGGTGGGCCGCCTGTTCCATGAATTCGCGGTCACGCTGGCCGTGTCCATCCTGATCTCGGCAGTGGTCTCGCTCACGCTCACGCCCATGATGTGCGCGCGCCTGCTGCGCCATCAGCCGGAAGAACAGCAGGGCTGGTTCTATCACAAGAGCCAGCAGTTCTTCGACCGCATCATTGCGCGCTATGGCGTCATGCTGCAATGGGTGCTGGCGCGCCAGAAGCTGACACTGCTGGTGGCCGCCGCCACGCTGGGCTTGACGGTGTTGCTGTACGTGTTCGTGCCCAAGGGTTTCTTCCCCTTGCAGGACACCGGCGTCATCCAGGGGATATCCGAGGCCACGCAATCGATCTCCTTCTCCGCCATGGGCGAGAAGCAGCAGCAGCTGGCCAAGGTCGTGCTGCAAGACCCGGCCGTGGAGAGCCTGACCTCCTTCATCGGCGTGGATGGCACCAATGCCACCCTCAACAGTGGCCGCATGCTCATCAACCTCAAGCCCCATGACGTGCGCGAGGTCTCGGCCACGGACGTGATCCGCCGGCTGCAAGGCAAGCTGGCCGCCGAGGTGCCGGGCATCACGCTCTACATGCAACCGGTGCAGGACCTGACCATCGAGGATAGCGTCTCGCGCACGCAATACCAGTTCACGCTGGAAGACGCCGATCCCGCGGTGCTGAGCACCTGGGTGCCCAAGCTGATCGCCCGTCTGCAACAGCAGAGCGAGCTGGCCGATGTGGCCACCAACCTGCAGGACCAGGGCTTGCAGGCCTACATCGAGATCGACCGCAATGCCGCCTCGCGCCTGGGCATCACCACCGCGGCCATCGACAATGCGCTCTACAATGCCTTCGGCCAGCGCCTGATCTCCACCATCTATACGCAATCCAACCAGTACCGCGTGGTGATGGAAGTCAAGCCCGAGTTCCAGCATGGTCCGGCGGCGCTGGACAGCATCTACCTGGTGACCTCCGGCGGCGGCAAGGTCCCCTTGTCGTCGATCGCCACGGTGACCGAACGTACCGCGCCGCTGGTGGTGAACCACATCGGCCAGTTCCCGGCCGCCACCGTGTCGTTCAACCTGGCCAAGGGCGCGTCATTGGGCGAGGCGGTCAAGGCCATCAAGGCCGCCGAAGAAGAGATCGGCATGCCGGCCTCCACCGTCACCAACTTCCAGGGCGCGGCGCTGGCCTTCCAGGCGTCGCTGTCCAATACCCTGTGGCTGATCCTGGCGGCCATCGTGACGATGTACATCGTGCTGGGCGTGCTCTATGAGAGCTACATCCATCCCATCACCATCCTCTCCACGCTGCCCTCGGCAGGGGTCGGGGCCTTGCTCTCGCTGATGATCTCGGGCACCGACCTGGGCATCATCGGCATCATCGGCATCATCCTGCTCATCGGCATCGTCAAGAAGAACGCCATCATGATGATCGACTTTGCGCTGGAAGCCGAGCGGCACGAGGGCAAGAGCCCGCGCGAGGCGATCTACCAGGCCTGCCTGCTGCGCTTCCGTCCCATCCTGATGACCACCATGGCGGCCTTGCTGGGCGCGTTGCCGCTGATGCTGGGAACCGGTGTGGGCTCCGAGCTGCGCCAGCCGTTGGGCATCACCATGGTGGGCGGCTTGCTGGTGTCGCAGGTGCTCACGCTCTTCACCACACCGGTGATCTACCTCGGCTTCGACAGCCTGGGGCGCCGCCTGCGCGCGCGCTTCGGCCAGCGTGCGCCAGGGCCGGGCGGCGGCGATGACGAAGGCAAGCCGGCCGCCCTGCCGCCGGCGGTGTAA
- a CDS encoding efflux RND transporter permease subunit: protein MNISLPFIQRPIATTLLTIGIALAGIVAFRLLPVSPLPQVDYPTISISASMPGASPETMAATVATPLERAMGAIAGVTEMTSTSSQNSTRITLQFDLSRDIDGAARDVQAALNAARNLLPTGMPSNPTYRKVNPADAPILILAMTSDTMTQGQMYDAADSIVAQKLSQVRGVGQVSVGGSSQPAVRIELNPTALNKYGIGTADVRTAVAATNANRPKGLLEDQDRNWQIYANDQAKTAAEYAPLIVSYRNGTPVRVQDVAEVRDSVADVRNAGSSNGKPSVLIIINRQPGANIIDTVDNVRELLPQLQASIPSAIDMKVVLDRTPTIRASLKETEFTLILSVALVIMVVFLFLRNARATLIPAVAVPVSLIGTFGVMYLAGFSLDNLSLMALTIATGFVVDDAIVVLENISRHIESGMKPYKAALLGAREVGFTVLSMSISLIAVFIPILMMEGIVGRLFREFAITLSVAILVSLVVSLTTTPMMCAQLLRHDPAADEARRQRRHPWLQKIADQSAAIFEDMLLAYQRTLAWALRAAPLMMLILLATIALNVYLYKAIPKGFFPQQDTGRLVGGIRGDQAISFQAMRTKLNEFIDIVRADPAVSDVVAFTGGQRRNGGFMYVTLKPLSERKDSADKVVARLRIKTAKVAGARVFLVPVQDIRIGARQSDSQYEYSLKSDDVGLLRIWEPKIRLALSNLKELEDISTDQQDNGLQTTLTIDRETAMRAGVTPQLIDSTLSDLFGQRQISTIYSGMNQYHVVMEAAPQYWQSPETLRDTYVSLAGSSNLSPTTSSLSTPPALSASGKLNANTGLAQTISTAPSRQIPLAAFSRFEPTTTSLSVSHEGQFVASTLSFNLAEGVSLSQATAAIDRAMAQLGVPTNVLGTFAGTANAFQSSTSSQPLLILTALLAVYIVLGILYESLIHPITIISTLPSAGVGALLALMVTGTDFSLIALIGVILLIGIVKKNAIMMVDFAIDAERNRGMSPRDAIFEACKLRFRPIMMTTMAALLGAIPLAIGHGDGAELRQPLGISIVGGLVVSQLLTLYTTPVVYLYMERLSSWSKRRFGRKNKTETSAA, encoded by the coding sequence ATGAATATCTCGCTTCCCTTCATCCAGCGGCCCATTGCCACGACGCTGCTGACCATCGGCATCGCCCTGGCCGGCATCGTGGCCTTCCGCCTGCTGCCGGTGTCGCCGCTGCCGCAGGTGGACTATCCGACCATCTCGATCTCGGCCTCGATGCCCGGGGCCAGTCCCGAGACCATGGCCGCGACCGTCGCCACGCCGCTGGAACGCGCCATGGGGGCGATTGCGGGCGTGACCGAGATGACCTCGACCAGCTCGCAGAACTCCACCCGCATCACCTTGCAGTTCGACCTGAGCCGCGACATCGACGGCGCCGCCCGCGACGTGCAGGCCGCGCTCAATGCGGCGCGCAACCTGCTGCCCACTGGCATGCCGAGCAATCCGACCTATCGCAAGGTCAACCCGGCGGACGCGCCCATCCTGATCCTGGCCATGACCTCCGACACCATGACCCAGGGCCAGATGTATGACGCCGCCGACAGCATCGTGGCGCAGAAGCTCTCGCAGGTGCGCGGGGTAGGGCAGGTCAGCGTGGGCGGCAGCTCGCAGCCGGCGGTGCGCATCGAGTTGAATCCGACCGCGCTCAACAAGTACGGTATCGGCACGGCCGATGTGCGCACCGCCGTGGCGGCCACCAATGCCAATCGTCCCAAGGGCCTGCTGGAAGACCAGGATCGCAACTGGCAGATCTACGCCAATGACCAGGCCAAGACCGCCGCTGAATATGCGCCGCTGATCGTCTCCTACCGCAACGGCACGCCGGTGCGGGTGCAGGATGTGGCCGAGGTGCGCGATTCGGTGGCTGATGTGCGCAATGCCGGTTCGTCCAATGGCAAGCCCTCGGTGCTGATCATCATCAACCGCCAGCCCGGCGCCAACATCATCGACACCGTCGATAACGTGCGCGAGCTGTTGCCGCAGTTACAGGCCTCGATCCCCTCGGCCATCGACATGAAGGTGGTGCTGGACCGCACCCCCACCATCCGCGCCTCGTTAAAGGAAACCGAGTTCACCCTGATCCTCTCGGTGGCGCTGGTGATCATGGTGGTGTTCCTGTTCCTGCGCAATGCACGCGCCACGCTGATCCCGGCGGTGGCGGTGCCGGTCTCGCTGATCGGCACCTTTGGCGTGATGTACCTGGCCGGCTTCAGCCTGGACAACCTCTCGCTCATGGCGCTGACCATCGCCACCGGCTTCGTGGTCGATGACGCCATCGTGGTGCTGGAAAACATCTCGCGCCACATCGAGTCGGGCATGAAACCCTACAAGGCCGCCCTGCTGGGCGCGCGCGAGGTGGGCTTCACGGTGCTGTCCATGAGCATTTCACTCATTGCCGTGTTCATTCCCATCCTGATGATGGAGGGGATTGTCGGACGGCTCTTCCGCGAGTTCGCCATCACCTTGTCGGTGGCCATCCTGGTCTCGCTGGTGGTTTCGCTGACCACCACGCCGATGATGTGCGCGCAGTTGCTGCGCCATGATCCCGCCGCTGACGAAGCACGCCGCCAGCGCCGTCATCCCTGGTTGCAGAAGATCGCCGACCAGAGCGCGGCCATCTTCGAGGACATGCTGCTGGCCTATCAGCGCACGCTGGCCTGGGCGCTGCGGGCGGCGCCCTTGATGATGCTGATCCTCTTGGCCACCATCGCCCTGAACGTCTACCTGTACAAGGCCATTCCCAAGGGCTTCTTCCCGCAGCAGGACACCGGCCGGCTGGTGGGCGGCATCCGCGGCGACCAGGCCATCTCCTTCCAGGCCATGCGCACCAAGCTCAATGAATTCATCGACATCGTCCGGGCCGATCCGGCCGTCTCCGATGTGGTCGCCTTTACCGGCGGGCAGCGGCGCAATGGCGGCTTCATGTACGTGACCCTGAAGCCGCTGAGCGAACGCAAGGACAGCGCCGACAAGGTGGTGGCGCGCTTGCGCATCAAGACCGCCAAGGTGGCCGGTGCGCGGGTGTTCCTGGTGCCGGTGCAGGATATCCGCATCGGCGCGCGACAGAGCGATTCGCAATATGAATACTCGCTCAAGTCCGATGACGTGGGCCTCTTGCGCATCTGGGAGCCCAAGATCCGCCTGGCCCTGTCCAACCTCAAGGAGCTGGAAGACATCAGCACCGACCAGCAGGACAACGGCCTGCAGACCACGCTGACCATCGACCGCGAGACCGCCATGCGCGCAGGCGTCACGCCGCAGTTGATCGATTCCACCCTGTCTGACCTGTTCGGGCAGCGCCAGATCTCGACCATCTACAGCGGCATGAACCAGTACCACGTCGTGATGGAAGCTGCGCCGCAATACTGGCAGAGCCCGGAAACCCTGCGCGATACCTATGTCAGCCTGGCCGGTTCTTCCAACCTCTCGCCGACCACGTCCAGCCTGTCCACGCCGCCGGCGCTGTCGGCCTCGGGCAAGTTGAACGCCAATACCGGCCTGGCCCAGACCATCTCCACCGCACCGTCACGGCAGATCCCACTGGCGGCCTTCTCGCGTTTCGAGCCGACCACCACCTCCTTGTCGGTCAGCCACGAAGGACAGTTCGTGGCGTCCACGCTGTCCTTCAACCTGGCCGAAGGGGTCTCGTTGTCGCAGGCCACGGCGGCCATCGACCGCGCCATGGCGCAACTGGGCGTGCCCACCAATGTGCTGGGCACCTTTGCCGGCACAGCCAATGCCTTCCAGTCGTCCACGTCCAGCCAGCCGCTGCTGATCCTCACCGCCTTGCTGGCCGTGTATATCGTGCTGGGCATCCTCTATGAAAGCCTGATCCACCCCATCACCATCATCTCCACGCTGCCCTCGGCAGGCGTGGGGGCGCTGCTGGCGCTGATGGTGACGGGGACCGACTTCAGCCTCATCGCCTTGATCGGTGTGATCCTGCTCATCGGCATCGTCAAGAAGAACGCCATCATGATGGTGGACTTCGCCATCGATGCCGAACGCAATCGCGGCATGTCGCCGCGCGACGCCATCTTCGAGGCCTGCAAGCTACGCTTCCGCCCCATCATGATGACCACCATGGCGGCGCTCCTGGGCGCGATCCCCCTGGCCATCGGCCATGGGGACGGCGCAGAGCTGCGCCAGCCGCTGGGCATTTCCATCGTCGGCGGGCTGGTGGTGAGCCAATTGCTCACGCTCTATACGACACCGGTGGTGTACCTCTACATGGAACGCCTGAGCAGCTGGAGCAAGCGCCGTTTCGGCCGCAAGAACAAGACAGAAACCTCGGCCGCCTGA
- a CDS encoding efflux transporter outer membrane subunit, translated as MTQQDLFKLKPLLAMLVASLALAACSVGPDYVRPQMDTGPAIFKEGQNWKPAQPRDLVADGKWWEMFGDPQLNALVAQVDISNQNLALAEANFRSAVALVQSSRSAYSPTLSASAGASRGSSGSAGASSSNAASGSSAGSVRNSYTFSLTAAWEADIWGKVRRDVESSQASAQASAADLAAARLSAQAQVAQNYLQLRVLDAQQQLLEETVQAYERSLQVAQNQYAAGMVAKSDVIQAQTQLKSAQASALDNGVTRAQVEHAIALLVGKTPAQFALPRAPLAAVAPPVPQGVPSMLLERRPDVAAAERRVASANAKIGVAKAAYFPSLTLSASGGYQSSTFADWFTLPGRVWSLGPQLAQTIFDGGARAAATDQAIATYDGTVATYKQTVLTAFQEVEDNLAALRILEQEAAVQGEALQAARQAVTLVNNQYKAGTVSYVNVITAQATALSAELSSLNILNRRMAASVLLAKALGGGWDERSLDDLGSLQQQSAEKAKALKENAALR; from the coding sequence ATGACGCAACAAGACCTCTTCAAACTCAAGCCCTTGCTGGCGATGCTGGTGGCCAGCCTGGCGCTGGCCGCCTGCTCGGTCGGCCCCGACTACGTGCGCCCGCAGATGGACACGGGACCTGCCATCTTCAAGGAAGGCCAGAACTGGAAGCCGGCCCAGCCGCGTGACCTGGTGGCCGATGGCAAGTGGTGGGAAATGTTCGGCGACCCGCAATTGAATGCCCTGGTGGCCCAGGTGGATATCTCCAACCAGAACCTGGCCCTGGCCGAAGCCAATTTCCGCAGCGCCGTGGCGCTGGTGCAAAGTTCGCGCTCGGCCTATTCGCCTACGCTGTCGGCTTCGGCCGGGGCGTCGCGGGGCAGTTCGGGGTCGGCAGGCGCGTCTTCCTCGAACGCTGCCTCGGGCAGCAGTGCGGGGAGCGTGCGCAATTCCTATACCTTCTCGCTGACGGCTGCCTGGGAGGCGGATATCTGGGGCAAGGTGCGGCGCGATGTCGAATCCAGTCAGGCCAGCGCCCAGGCCAGTGCGGCGGACCTGGCCGCTGCGCGCCTGTCGGCACAGGCGCAGGTGGCGCAGAACTACCTGCAACTGCGCGTGCTGGACGCCCAGCAGCAATTGCTGGAAGAGACGGTGCAGGCTTACGAGCGTTCCTTGCAGGTGGCGCAGAACCAGTATGCCGCTGGCATGGTGGCCAAGTCCGACGTGATCCAGGCGCAGACGCAATTGAAATCGGCCCAGGCCTCGGCGCTGGACAATGGGGTCACCCGCGCCCAGGTCGAGCACGCCATCGCGCTGCTGGTGGGCAAGACGCCGGCGCAATTCGCGCTGCCGCGTGCTCCGCTGGCGGCCGTCGCGCCACCGGTGCCGCAGGGCGTCCCCTCGATGCTGCTGGAACGCCGTCCTGACGTGGCCGCAGCCGAGCGCCGGGTGGCCTCGGCCAATGCCAAGATCGGTGTGGCCAAGGCGGCGTATTTTCCCAGCCTGACCTTGTCCGCATCGGGCGGCTATCAGAGTTCCACCTTCGCGGACTGGTTCACGCTGCCGGGGCGCGTCTGGTCGCTGGGACCGCAGCTGGCGCAGACCATCTTCGATGGCGGTGCGCGCGCAGCGGCCACCGACCAGGCCATCGCCACCTATGACGGCACCGTGGCCACCTACAAGCAAACCGTGCTGACCGCCTTCCAGGAAGTGGAAGACAACCTGGCCGCGCTGCGCATCCTGGAGCAGGAAGCGGCAGTGCAGGGCGAGGCGCTGCAGGCTGCGCGCCAGGCAGTGACGCTGGTGAACAACCAGTACAAGGCCGGTACCGTCAGTTACGTCAATGTCATCACCGCCCAGGCCACGGCGCTGTCGGCCGAGCTGAGCTCGCTGAACATCCTCAACCGCCGCATGGCCGCCAGCGTGCTGCTGGCCAAGGCGCTGGGCGGGGGCTGGGACGAGCGCAGCCTGGACGACCTGGGGTCGCTGCAACAGCAAAGTGCAGAAAAAGCCAAAGCACTGAAAGAGAATGCCGCGCTGCGTTGA